Proteins found in one Legionella pneumophila subsp. pascullei genomic segment:
- a CDS encoding transferase codes for MLNKLTWLTGKIQENWIEKILHLRQKIWPDYQRIKKDHILKLYSHYPLYQWLSHYNGEVVAIINSLPVAFDQSLDNLPQEGLNWVLSYLESTIPNPSNYLAAVSVTVNPAYQRLGLSKLLLNRLKASAHEAQHKALIVPARPSQKENYPLISIEDYLKWKRVDNTIFDPWLRVHAQLGGKIAYPCQQSRMITANIAQWEQWLGHPLPQTGQYLVKGGLNPVTINKEEDIGIYIEPNVWVIHDL; via the coding sequence ATGCTCAATAAACTCACATGGCTAACCGGCAAGATACAAGAAAACTGGATAGAGAAAATTCTACATTTGCGGCAAAAGATTTGGCCTGATTATCAACGCATTAAAAAAGATCATATTCTTAAGTTGTACAGTCATTATCCTTTATATCAGTGGCTATCTCACTATAATGGTGAGGTAGTTGCGATTATTAATTCCTTGCCTGTGGCATTTGATCAATCACTGGATAATTTGCCACAAGAAGGATTAAATTGGGTCCTGTCTTATCTGGAATCTACAATACCCAACCCATCAAATTATCTTGCTGCTGTATCAGTGACTGTGAATCCAGCATACCAAAGACTTGGGTTAAGCAAACTCTTATTGAATCGGTTAAAAGCAAGTGCACACGAGGCTCAACATAAAGCTCTGATAGTGCCAGCCAGACCTAGCCAAAAAGAAAACTACCCTCTTATTTCCATAGAGGATTATTTGAAGTGGAAAAGAGTGGATAATACTATTTTTGATCCTTGGTTAAGAGTTCATGCACAACTGGGAGGAAAAATAGCTTATCCATGCCAGCAATCACGTATGATCACAGCGAATATTGCTCAGTGGGAACAATGGCTCGGCCATCCATTGCCTCAAACTGGCCAATATCTTGTTAAAGGCGGATTGAATCCTGTAACCATCAATAAAGAAGAGGATATCGGAATATACATTGAACCAAATGTTTGGGTTATTCATGATTTGTAG
- a CDS encoding DUF3865 domain-containing protein, with product MIREYMDKRNNQFTTEILNYFSDLKKFSTSYLEWLTMEHYQFSLNNTRFLMNSHIQTKSLSDPGVSEELLANYNEEKNHAQMYRHALKKMGLDVTNRIPYVATRQFFMSLETLTGINASKTLGVMYATETAAIFEHILFKKIGAELCQRKGLDFENSRIKQFHDLHLDGVEQAHKDELGKFMDHTFAQEQIDPNIFLQEKEILNGAYAAIDIMEDWWSGLINAKEHLWVQTHAQ from the coding sequence ATGATAAGAGAATACATGGATAAGAGAAACAACCAATTTACTACCGAAATTTTAAATTATTTTAGCGACCTAAAAAAATTTTCGACGAGTTATCTTGAATGGTTAACAATGGAGCATTATCAGTTTTCGTTAAACAATACTCGTTTTTTAATGAATTCTCATATCCAAACAAAGTCACTTTCTGATCCCGGAGTTTCCGAAGAATTACTCGCTAACTATAATGAAGAAAAAAATCATGCTCAAATGTATCGACATGCACTAAAAAAAATGGGGCTGGATGTAACAAACAGGATTCCGTATGTGGCAACCAGACAGTTCTTTATGAGTCTTGAAACTTTGACTGGAATTAATGCATCCAAAACCCTTGGTGTCATGTACGCCACTGAAACAGCTGCGATTTTTGAGCATATTTTATTTAAAAAAATAGGCGCGGAGCTTTGCCAAAGAAAAGGTTTGGATTTTGAGAATTCTCGCATCAAGCAATTCCATGATTTACACCTGGATGGAGTAGAACAGGCGCATAAAGATGAGTTAGGCAAATTTATGGATCATACTTTTGCCCAAGAGCAGATTGATCCCAATATTTTTCTCCAAGAAAAAGAAATATTGAATGGCGCGTATGCGGCGATCGATATAATGGAAGATTGGTGGTCTGGTTTAATTAACGCAAAGGAACACCTTTGGGTACAAACTCATGCTCAATAA
- a CDS encoding LysR family transcriptional regulator: protein MINFSQIQVFITIVESGGFIAAGEKMHRSQPAITNAIKKLESSLGFELFDRGVYRPQLTAKGKAFYQKAREVVAQFIQLENSAETLRSGVETQFSIDLDIALPLAVYAPLIQSFIRHYPETCFSLSNNTFVRCLERLERRECHLCIAASHIRSPQIEYLRMPSIRMIPVASRDYYEQHKEQINNPKLGIYCMQIMIAGTQQELYQLNIDPLSNSMPKWLVGDMYIRKQLILSGMGIGRLPDHLVKKELAEGSLVQLNTKDYVAVTMDIYAMRLNNQEHGIVSNYAWQSLKNYADDTASLDLE, encoded by the coding sequence ATGATAAATTTTTCACAGATCCAGGTATTTATCACAATTGTTGAATCGGGTGGATTTATTGCTGCTGGAGAAAAGATGCACCGTTCACAACCAGCAATAACTAATGCCATAAAAAAATTGGAATCCAGTTTGGGTTTTGAACTGTTTGATAGAGGAGTATACCGCCCACAACTCACCGCGAAAGGTAAAGCTTTTTATCAAAAAGCAAGAGAAGTGGTCGCTCAATTTATTCAATTGGAGAATAGTGCTGAAACATTGAGATCCGGAGTAGAAACACAATTTTCTATAGATCTCGATATTGCTTTACCCTTGGCAGTATATGCTCCGCTTATTCAATCTTTCATAAGACACTATCCCGAAACCTGTTTTTCACTAAGTAACAATACTTTTGTTCGATGTCTTGAGCGTCTGGAAAGAAGAGAGTGTCATTTATGTATAGCTGCAAGCCATATTCGCTCTCCGCAGATAGAATATTTGCGCATGCCTTCCATACGAATGATTCCTGTTGCGAGTAGGGACTATTATGAACAGCATAAAGAACAAATAAATAATCCCAAACTGGGAATATACTGCATGCAAATTATGATAGCTGGCACGCAACAGGAATTATATCAACTCAATATTGATCCATTAAGTAATTCCATGCCCAAATGGTTAGTGGGTGATATGTATATTCGTAAACAACTTATTTTATCGGGTATGGGTATTGGCCGTTTACCTGATCATCTAGTTAAAAAGGAGTTGGCAGAGGGCTCTTTGGTTCAGTTAAATACTAAGGATTATGTAGCGGTTACTATGGATATCTATGCTATGCGGTTAAATAATCAAGAGCACGGCATTGTCTCCAATTATGCCTGGCAATCACTAAAAAATTATGCTGATGACACAGCATCTCTCGATTTGGAATAA
- a CDS encoding C39 family peptidase, with translation MIDFKINSQPDDESCGPTCLHAIYQYYGLDISYEEVATQVERSLSGGTLAPMLGKHALQLGFNATLYVNNLVLYDPTWFNSDGSSNTNVLREMLMQQMRYKRNQYLARGTHAVLDFLTLGGAIYFRCLTAEILKEYFARQIPILAGLSSTYLYNCSREIFNNEGKSRSDNIRGQPCGHFVVLCGYNQKHRLVVVADPYKTNPVSGDHYYNVSIHRLINAIMLGVVTRDGNLLIIEPKNA, from the coding sequence ATGATTGATTTTAAAATAAACTCCCAGCCCGATGATGAGTCTTGCGGCCCAACCTGTTTGCATGCCATATACCAATATTATGGCTTGGATATTAGTTATGAAGAGGTGGCGACCCAGGTAGAGCGTTCTTTATCTGGTGGAACATTGGCTCCTATGCTTGGCAAACACGCCTTGCAATTAGGGTTTAACGCCACTCTTTATGTGAATAATTTAGTATTGTATGATCCTACGTGGTTTAATAGCGATGGCTCATCAAATACTAACGTTCTCAGAGAAATGCTCATGCAACAAATGAGGTATAAACGTAACCAGTATCTTGCTCGCGGAACACACGCAGTGCTTGATTTTCTGACTTTGGGGGGCGCTATATATTTTCGTTGCTTGACTGCAGAAATTTTAAAGGAATATTTTGCCAGGCAAATTCCCATATTGGCCGGGCTTAGCTCTACCTATCTGTATAACTGCAGTCGGGAAATATTCAATAATGAAGGCAAATCCAGGAGTGATAATATCCGCGGTCAACCGTGCGGGCATTTCGTTGTTTTATGTGGATACAATCAAAAGCATCGTTTAGTGGTGGTTGCCGATCCTTACAAAACGAATCCTGTATCTGGAGATCACTATTACAATGTGTCCATCCATAGATTGATTAATGCAATCATGCTAGGGGTAGTGACGCGTGATGGTAATTTATTAATTATTGAACCGAAAAACGCGTAG